Within the Streptomyces sp. R41 genome, the region CGTCGTGCGCCTCGCCGTCGAGTCCGGCCGTGGCGAGGAAACCCATCGCGCCGAGGCGGTAGTTGACGGTCACGACGACCGCGCCGGTCTGCCGGGCGAAGGTGTCGGGCACGATGTCCTCGCCCGCGCCCGCCGTGAGCCCGCCGCCGTGCAGCCAGACCATCACCGGACGCCGTCCGGCGCCGTCGGGGACGTACACATTGAGGTCGAGGCAGTCCTCGGTGTGGCTGGGCTGTTCGTAGCCGGGGTCCCAACTCGCCGTTTGTACACAGCGGTCGCCGAAGTCCTTCGTGGTGCGCACACCCTGCCAGGGCTCGACGGGCCGGGGGTTCTTCCAACGGAGGTCGCCGACGGGCGGCTCGGCGTACGGGATGCCGAGGAACTGCCGTCCCTCGGCGGTGGTCTCGCCGCGGACCCAGCCCGCGTCCGTGCGCACGAGGGTGTGCTGCGCAGAAGAAGCGGAGGCGGACTGGACCGGTGCCGTGGCGACGAGGACGGTGGCGAGGGCGGTGAGCCCGATGGCCAGGCGGCGTATCACGCGCTCACCTCCGCGGTCGTCCTGAGCCGAAGATCGCGCGAGGACGCACCCACCCACACGATGCGGCGCCCGGTGCCGAGCACCCAGTCGTGCTTCTTCACGTCCCAGGACGAGAGGGTGCGCGCCGATACCCGAACGGTGACCTGGCGCCGCTCCCCCGCCCGCAGCGCGAGCCGCCGATAGCCACCCAACACCCGTACAGCCTGGTCGAGTTGGAGATCCGGCGACGGTCCGACGTAGACCTGGGCGACCTCGATGCCGTCGCGTCGCCCGGTGTTGCGCACGGTGAAGGTCACGTCGAGGCCGTGGCGGGCCCGACGGACCCGCAGACCGTCGTACGCGAAGGAGGTGTACGAGAGCCCGTGCCCGAAGGGGAACAGCGGGCGCACGTCCTCGGCGTCGTACCAGCGGTAGCCGGCGTGGATGCCCTCCGAGTACTCCTCGGTGCCGTCGACGCCCGGGTAGCGGCGTGGATCCCCGGCGACCGGATGATGGTCGTCGTCGACCGCGAAGGACTGGGTGAGACGGCCGCCGGGGTCGCAGTCGCCGAACAGGACGGCGGCGGTGGCGGCCGCGCCTTCCTGGCCCGGGTAGTACATCTGGAGCACGGCGGCCGTGCGCCGCAGCCAGGGCATCGAGGTCGAGGAGGAGGTGTTGAGGACGACGGTCGTCCGGGGGTTCGCCGCCGTCACCGCCTCGATGAGCCGGGACTGGTGCCCGGGGAGCGCGATGGTCGTGCGGTCCAGGCCCTCGGTCGCGTCCTCGTAGGCGAACAGCACGACGCTGTGCGCGGCGCGCGCGGCCTTGACCGCCTCGGCGACGTCCTGCGAGCGGGTCGCGCCGGTGATGCGTCGCAGCCGGAACAGCTGCCCGCCGCTCCCGCCCTTGGCGGTGATCTGAAGCTTGTGCGCACCCTTGGTGAGGTCGAGCGTCTTGCGGCGCACGGCGAGGCCGTCGGGGGCGGCGGAGACAAGGCCGCCCGAGAAGTACTCGCCGAATCCGGGTGCCACCGGGAAGAGGTCCTCGCCGTCGAGGAGCACCTTGGGGCGCTCGCCCGAGTAGTGGATGACGAAGGTCCACTCGTCGGCGTCCGCGACCGTCAGCGTCCCCTCGTACGTCCAGGTCTGGCCGGCGGCGACAGCTTGGGCCTCGGTGTTGAAGGCCGGGTTCGGTGATCCCGCGGGGATGGGCTTTCCGAAGAGGTCCTCGCCCAGCGAGTACGAGACGTGGGCGCCGCGTCCCGCGCGGGACTTGATGGCGTCCAGCGGACTGTCGGCCCGGTCGGGGACGACGTGCGCGCTGCCGCCGCCGCTGATGAAGGGGAGCGAGCCGGTGGGTCCGACGACGGCGATGCTGCGGGCGGCGGCTCCGGTCAGGGGCAGCGCGTGGCCCTCGTTGCGCAGCAGGGTCGCCCCGGCTTTGGCGACCTCCAGGGCCACGGCGGCGCCCGCCTTCGGATCGCGGCCCGGGCGGGGCGGGACGCTTCCGTCGAGCAGCCCGAAGCGGTCCATCACCGAGAGGACGCGGCGCACGGCGCGGTCGACGTACGTCTCGGAGACGCTGCCGTTCTGGACGGCCGTCTTCAGGGCCGCCCCGAAATACGTCCCGTCGGGCATCTCCATGTCGAGGCCCGCGGTGATCGCGGCAGCCGTGCTGTGAGCGGCGAACCAGTCGGTCATCACCCAGCCCTCGAAGCCCCAACGCTCCCGCAGGACGTCGGTGAGCAGGGTCTTGTTCTCGCAGGCGAAGGTGCCGTCGACCTTGTTGTACGCGCCCATGACCGCGCCGGAGCGGGCGGCGATCGCGGCCTCGAAACCGCGCAGTTCGACCTCGTGCATGGTCTGCTCGTCGACCCGCACGTCGATGGACATGCGGTCCTTCTCCTGGTTGTTCAACGCGAAGTGCTTGACGGTGGCGATGAGGCCCTCGCCCTGGATACCGCGGATCTCGGCCGCGACGAGGTCGCCGGCCAGCAGCGGGTCCTCGCTGAAGGTCTCGA harbors:
- a CDS encoding beta-glucosidase, with the translated sequence MSHTFSRRSALRLLGGAIAVAAAATTTGSAPFAHAESRSGAGPRVEGLIGKLTLDEKISLLHGATDPNSLGQAGYVPGVPRLGVPPLRLADGPAGVRVTQHATALPAPVLLASAFDPGLARRYGQVIGREGRALGQDVLLSPMVNLIRTPYAGRNFETFSEDPLLAGDLVAAEIRGIQGEGLIATVKHFALNNQEKDRMSIDVRVDEQTMHEVELRGFEAAIAARSGAVMGAYNKVDGTFACENKTLLTDVLRERWGFEGWVMTDWFAAHSTAAAITAGLDMEMPDGTYFGAALKTAVQNGSVSETYVDRAVRRVLSVMDRFGLLDGSVPPRPGRDPKAGAAVALEVAKAGATLLRNEGHALPLTGAAARSIAVVGPTGSLPFISGGGSAHVVPDRADSPLDAIKSRAGRGAHVSYSLGEDLFGKPIPAGSPNPAFNTEAQAVAAGQTWTYEGTLTVADADEWTFVIHYSGERPKVLLDGEDLFPVAPGFGEYFSGGLVSAAPDGLAVRRKTLDLTKGAHKLQITAKGGSGGQLFRLRRITGATRSQDVAEAVKAARAAHSVVLFAYEDATEGLDRTTIALPGHQSRLIEAVTAANPRTTVVLNTSSSTSMPWLRRTAAVLQMYYPGQEGAAATAAVLFGDCDPGGRLTQSFAVDDDHHPVAGDPRRYPGVDGTEEYSEGIHAGYRWYDAEDVRPLFPFGHGLSYTSFAYDGLRVRRARHGLDVTFTVRNTGRRDGIEVAQVYVGPSPDLQLDQAVRVLGGYRRLALRAGERRQVTVRVSARTLSSWDVKKHDWVLGTGRRIVWVGASSRDLRLRTTAEVSA